In Engraulis encrasicolus isolate BLACKSEA-1 chromosome 2, IST_EnEncr_1.0, whole genome shotgun sequence, the sequence ACAAGCCTTGAATTTAGTAAAGTCTCTAGAAAAAACTAAAACGAGTCACTTGTGTAATTTGCATCCAAACTATGCTGCATAACggtcagaaaaaaacacatcaagACTTGATTTTCTGTGAAAACTAATCGACTTGATTCGTAACAGTACAGAACTGTTGCCTGCTTTCCGAACCTCATGAAGTAGACAGTTTTTAAATGCCCTAGTCttttgaatctttttttttacacccgtcacactttatgtattgtatttgtatcgTCTATGTTTGTATGTCAATTTAGACATCTGTAATAAAACTGGATTGATTAAGGAGAAATATTACAAGGGCAAAAACAGCCATCTATGCCCACATCCTGTAACACCTTCCTTCCATAAGGCAAGGTGCCAACGCACTATTAAATGACTGATTACTAAGTAGGAAGAAAACAGCTTTTCACTTAAAGCAATTCATCAAACTGCATGGATTAATGAGCCCCAATAAGCGTCATTACGTTCTCCTTGCAAAGCATTATTCAAATACTTGCAATTTCATCATCTGTTAACTGTAAAACACAAATGTGTTTTTTGGGGTGTAAaatggtagcctggtcctgaccatcccataatactaccatttcatttcgtatttatggtctggcatttgtttgctctgaagcgattgtaggaagcaggaagtttgcactcagttatggtttgaaattattggacacctctcacccaatcgctggcagttactcaacaacaacatagcgcagaccaatggctctggcgcagatgagGACGTAATTGTCACgggcgtcctccccctttcgtccccacgtggggggcgtattcgattattggctgttttctgggggggcgttgcgatcaaaattctactgctccaggcactccacagagaagcacgaccagactacagtagtggagccaatcctttggcggaagtacgtaggatggctcgcaagGCTAGTAAAATGGGCTGCTCATTCAGATTAttaccccacacacaaacattgcgAAAGGCAGATCAAACCACCATCACAATAAAtcagacataaacaaacacacacacacacacacacacgcgcacgcacaccacGGTGTGAAGTGTACACCTTTCTatccaaacacatacatacacacactcgtgtgTGAAGTATACACTGCTTCctctcccaggtgtgtgtgtgtgtgtgtgtgtactagtacaGCACGCTGCTCACCTCTGAGGTCGGCGCGCAGGTACGAGGGTGGGCTCTGTGCGGCCCAGTTCTGCCCCGCCAGGCTGAGGCGCGCAAGGTCCTGGTCCAGGCCAGAGAggggctgttgctgctgctgctgctgcagcccgTCCCCCTGTCcctgctgctggggctgctgaGGCTGCCACTGCTCCCCCTTCATCCCCACGACTCCAGTGCTGCCGCCGCCACTCAGGCCTCCGACAGCAGGGGGCGCCGACGAGGAGTGCGGCATGCCGGCGGAGGGCGGCTGCTCCTCCAGGGACGCCTGCTTGCCCATCATGTCCGTCGCCCGCGCTCGAGTCCTGCGCGCCGCCGAGTAAGACTTCCTCTCCGCCACGGGCCGCTCCTGAGGCGGAGACACGTCCCGGACGCCGCCCGCCGAGGAGGACGCTGGGTAATCCTGCTGCGAGCCTGCACTCGTAgcggggtggtgttggtgttggtggtgtggggcGGGGGGAGATGTGTCGTGGCGCTGCGCCTGTTGGTGGCGCTGGCGTGAGTACTGCGTGGAGGCAGGgggtgcggaggaggaggaggaaggggcggTGGCCAGGGCAGTGGCAGCCACCGCAATGTCCCTCTCGGACACCCCACCACCGCTCTTGCTGTAGTGGCTGTAGCTGGAGCTGGTGAAGGTGGTGGTCATGGTGATGGCAGGTCCCTCGTCGTCATCGTCGTCCAGCTCGTCTCCTAGGTGACGcacgtcctccaccaccaccgaggGACTCCTCCTCTCCGACTGGTGGTATCCACCGCCgcgtccaccctctcctcctcctccactggggCCCCGGGGCCCTCTCAGCCTCGGGCCCCGCTCGCCCTCCGTATGCTGCGgccgatgctgctgctgctgataggACCGAGGCCCCATGTTGTCTGGGGGCCCTTGTCTGGGAGCCCTGTCCCTCTCccggtccctgtctctgtccctctcccctcGGCCCTCGGCCCTGTATGGACCTGACTGGGGCCGCCCGCCCTGGAAGCCGCGGTTGGATGACgacgaggtggaggaggtgttTGGTGGGGGCTGGGAGTTGGACGAGCGGGGCACAGAGGGTCGTGGGGCCGAGGGGGGCGGGTGGCTGGATGACTGGGGAGGGCCTGAGGATGTGGGGGGGCCCTGGTAAGATTGGgggcccccacctccaccaccgccgttgttgttgctgttgcgaGAGCCTTGATAGCCGGAGCGAGGAGCGGGCTTCTCGTTCATTATAGTTGAGTCCCGGTAACGAGGCTTGTCGTTGGGGATGTCGCGGTAGCGCTTGTCTCGGGACGGGGGAGAGCCGTGCCTGGGGAAAGATAACCCAAGAGATATGACACACCTCAGTAAaaccacaaaaaacaaacaccatTAACAGATTTAGAGTGAACATTGGtgccaacaataatcgattcggcaatgcatcgcaatgcggggcaggacaattcaattcaattcggcAAGTGCCATAATTGATGCAGCCTATTTTTTGAAGTCTCAATTACTTTGGTGGATATTTCCGTAAATGAAAATTGtattaaatgaaagcacttcaaagagaatggcaagactgatacagaaaacagccaataaaatgttgttcagtatctgactgcttgtattgcctatGACTGATGAaaatttgccttgctttcagtagaaaatgtaatgcattgcaatgcaccgTAGAATCAGATTGAATCGATTCGTTACCTCCAGAGtcgtaatcgaatcgtgagtGCAGTGCACCCAATGCACACCAGTAGTGAACATGcaataatcatacacacacaaacatccaaatCAAAGGTTGAAATGAACTGCACCACACGTGAAGCCTTACCGACCACAGACAAGCAAATGGTTGAACTCACCAGCATCAACAGCAAATCATCCACTTTGCTGAATTAGATCAACTAATCAACATTTGACTGCTACCAGACGTCTTGTGCGTCtgcgcatgcgcacgtgtgtctgtctgcgcatgtacagctccaggcctttttattagaatagcatgaaaaagttgatttatttccataattccatcaataatgttaaactgtcatggattgtagattcatggcccagttttttaactattccaatcattcatttttttctttttatatacgttggccttccagctcaaaaaacccatgaattggggaattcgcagcattagaatattgttataaaatcacatttttcttcatcaaaattcgggtcacattaaatcagttgaaatttggtactttctacataacatgcaatggtcaatacttggttaggactttctctgtcttcataatggccatgatgcgtttaacattgaagtcaatggcaaaaacagtgcatgggagttatggaagcccagatatccttgatgctttgctgtcagctgttcttgtttgttgacctggtgccccacacttcactcttcaatataccctgtagatttccatgccacgttttggtgttaactcaccagtttaattctaaatcaccagaaattaacccccattgaaaatgaatggggttttatttctgttgagttagaattaaactggtgagttaacaccaaaacgtggcatggaaatctacagggtatattgaagagtgaagtgtggggcaccaggtcaacaaacaagaacagctgacagcaaagcatcaaggatatctgggcttccataactcccatgcactgtttttgcaattgacttcaatgttaaacgcatcatggccattatgaagacagagaaagtcctaaccaagtattgaccattgcatgttatgtagaaagtaccaaatttcaactgatttaatgtgacccgaattttgatgaagaaaaattagattttataacaatattctaatgctgcgaattccccaattcatgggttttttgagctggaaggccaacgtatataaaaagaaaaaaaataatggttggaatagttaaaaaactgggccatgaatctacaatccatgacagtttaacattattgatggaattatggaaataaatcaactttttcatgctattctaataaaaaggcctggagctgtatgtgtgtgtgtgtgtgtgtgtgtgtgttttctctgccTGTTCTGTTGCAGCTCGCTAGGCCCAGTGCCATTGCATCCGTCTGCGTGCATCAGGGctcgacactggcaccagccaaacGCTGGTAAAatgtggctgtggctagtaataatttcagtctcactatccaatttggcaggtagcttattctatggcatGACATATCAGCATAGCCTTTATTCTGCACTTTGaccccttgtgcatcaattgctCGTATTTATAAAGAAAAACActtagttactcagtttctattagtttgatttatttccatacactcgtcttcttgctttagcactttgtcttctgaggttagatgtacaccgtcatgataaagaaaaagaaaaaaacaatatcaaatttgtggctagtagaataactGAATGGCGAgtaactcgggaaaaccactagccacagtggccggtgagcaaaaaagttaatgtcaagccctggtgcgcgtgtgtgtgtgtgtaccttggtttCGTTCTGCTTGATGTTCGAGTCATGtatagtgcatgtgtgtttgtgtttgtgtgtgtgtgtgtgtgtgtgtgtgtgtgtgtgtgtgtgtgtgtgtgtgtacctgggcttGCGTTGCCGGTTCTGCCGCATGTCGCTGGGGCCGGTTCCGTTGCGGATGTCGTATCCGTAGTAGGCGATGAGCTCATCCCGGGACTTGGGCGCCTGCTCCTCCTCACGGAACCGGTCGTGCTCCCAGCGACCCTCGTCCTTCCACAGCTTCCTGTGACGACCCTTCGGCCTGttaagaaacacaaacacacacggagtgATCAGCCTGATAGTTGCGGCAGCGTGTGAACAGCGTCTCAACATAAAGCACTTCGTTGGTTGATGGCAAACATTttcctacctctcctcctcctgcgttTGTCCCCTCACGTCGTGCTCGAAGAACAGGCCCTTGCGGGGGATGTAGGCTGGGTTTTTACGATCCTCATCATCGTCCAACTTCTGGCCGGGCTGGTTCCCGCCTTTATTCTCAGGGTCGTCAGTGCTCTCCTGTaaatcacaaacacacgctcacatcaGCACGCTCAGACAAGCCATCGCTGCTTACATTAGAAGTAGGgatgcacaatacacattttttcacttccgatccgatcccgatatctatatttgaatatctgccgataccgatactactccgatccaataccaaaataacatatgcatggatttcaacttgaggtaggcccaagcagactatttggtcagaaaagggagtcagaagaacaggaaaccaattaataagcaaaaagtaaaagtaaaaaagtaacaatcccatcctgaaaactaatatgtaAATGTCATGATTTCAAATgaacattgcacctgactcaatgtctgtatcaggaaaattccaaTGTTGATATCTGAATCTGATACCGATACacagataccgatatcccatccctaattagaaggtctgtacatacacacaaacagagccaaCTAAcagaagcagggctctaaattaatacgagccaaccagtcaaatgctggtgaaatttcagtttggctggtagaaaataccaacttactagacactttgacccattaatgagaGTGGCTTTTAAGATTAAAAATGTTGGCGTGAAAAAAAGTTGGCATAAAGAAAGCAAATCAAGGGAGAGTATCCGCAACATCCACACGCCGCAGAAAACAGCAGCCCTGCTGTCTTCTCCGTCTTGGCATTTCACATGACTTTTAAAAAGGAGCCACTGGAACTATTTTTACTTTCACAACATATTCCTACAGCATGACTTGAGGCCTCCACTCTTCTGTAACAAAACAAGCTAGGATTTCATCACAGACGCGTTGAGTTTGTAGACAAGTTAAGAGCATACATCTTTACATTTGGAAAAGCGATCAAATTGTACcgcatcgtggggaattcttaagtattctAAGAATCGAAAGTAATCCGAGTCCCTGGTTTAAGAAATTGATACGGCATCGTATGATTCACACCCCTACAGCTGACCACTAAAAATGTAATTCTGCTTCCTTCAGTATGCCATCAGTACAGTTGAATCAACGGTCAATAAATCTAGATACCTCATAGATAATCTAGATAACTCATACCTGTCCATCTCCGCTCTGCCTCTCCCCAGCCAGGTTGTTCTTGTCGCCCGTCttggcctcctccttctccacgatctctccttcctccagtccctgctctcctccctctatgatctctccttcctccagctcctcttctttgatctctccttcctccagctcctccagggcCACGGCCACGGCCGGGGGCTCGGGTGCTGCCGCCGGTTGGGATGCATCCTCCTCATGCTCGTCTTCCTCACCTccctgagagcgagagagagaatgtgtgtgagtgcaagagggagcgcaagtgaccatagaccagtggttcccaacctttttctcaagggacccatgtttttactattgtatgctttggtgacccaaccacgcgagcacccgcacgagacggagtcacaagatgccctctgtttcctgcgaaaactaattttagttattttattcttcaattcgtctttggtcaaatatagaataaatgtttaatgtagcacttacaatgtgttgcttctatgcatttattagttaaatgctttgtcttttatccaaaatggcctatatatatttaaaatgaaaccccttaaaatcaagagggctccgcgaccccctgtggatctttggcgacccataaggtgggtcccgacccataggttgggaaccactgccatagaccTTTTACTACAGCATATCCAGATATGATCCAATATGCCGGTGTCGTGTActgcactaaaaacaaaaacagtaacACCATTGTGCTATAACAGAACTTGCAAATCACTACATTTCTGGATTACAGGGGTTTtccctcacttcctcctcctacATACCTGACCAACCAGGCACTTTCCACCCTATAGCATTGTTCACAACGCCTTTCATTGTCTGAGTTAGTGCACTGCTTACATGAAGTGGTTAATCTCAATCTGGAACAAACAGTGTTATAATAGAGAGGGCTGCAAGAAAAGAAAAGCCTCAGAACATCATGTTCTCTCTACAAAGGCCACTCCTGTCGCTTGTCATCCTATCATGCCATGGAGTGGAGAGATATAAGCAGTGTACTCcttgtgcgcgcgcgtacgtagGGGTGGTAGCATGCTGGTCTCGATGCAAAAGAGGAACAGAGTGGCCTGGACCTGCTATCCACAGAGACAGCCTCAGTCTCATCACCATCATGGATTAAGGAcgaggagacagacacacagagagagagaggtgtacttgtgtttgtgtgtgcgcatctctgtgtgggagaggaggggaaggatggAAATGTACTCCGAAGAGGAAACAGCAtgtgagaggaaggaggaagactagaggagagagaggagagatagaatgggggtgggtgggcagagggagaatgagagagggacacAAAAAGAGGCAGAGGGTGGAAAtgtacaggacagagagagagagagagagagagagagagatgtacttgAGGAGTTCAGTGCAGCTGCCACAGACGGACAGAGACAAGTTGCTAGGACACCAATGGTGAAAGGCCTCTGCCTCTTGGCAGCTGAGCAAGCGTGCGCGTGTGCGACAGGATGCAAAAGAATGAAGCGAGATGAAGACAGatgggagacgagaggaggaaagGACGAAGAGGTGTAGCGGGCGGACGTGAAAAGGGgaccgagaggaggaggagaaagaaagagacagaaagcagaagaagagaggaagccaTCTGGATGTGTCGGGATATTACACAAGCTGTGGTCTCGTGTGGGCTGAGGAATTATGTAAGCAATTAGAAGCAAAACCTCTCCTGAGGACCctgagtgcattgcaatatgcgtccttgcgtcctccacttgtgcttgcggcctcacgttttgctgatgccccgtctccgaggagaaaacaatgaagtttcccttattattcattcaccatccagttagcAAATGAGaacactttacaattgagcttttgcaagacattgaaatataacgctgttgtcagtgatgtcatcacgaccgcatttcctggtacgaggcaacaagcacaaatggaggacggaggtgtgtgcatattggaatgcaccctctctctccgctcacaACAGCTAGCAGACGCCCATCAGACAGACTACCCACAGAGCCTCCGACTGATGCTGACAATATGGCCGGAGGAAGGCATCACTAGGTTACTTTCATTGTCATCTCAAAGGCAGCATGAAATACCAATGGAGACACTGACACATGCGGTCAATCTGGCCGGCTGTACAGTCAGACATCACTATGCCACTTTCAAAGCGGTCTCAAAGTCAGCAGCAACTACCGATTGAGACAGACACCAAGACATGCACTCAATCTGATCTCTGTGTGGATTCCGATCtgcggactcctgtcctcccttgctcacttgcctgcctgtgatctcatgatgatgtcactgacgacagaaaatgtattcagtatcttgcaaaagcacaattctagtgtaattttctcatttgcaatcgggatggtgaatgaaaaacagttctccaaaagttgttgtggcttggctgacagcagtGAAACTTAATCTTTTTCCCcacagaggccacaagcacaagtggaggacaggagtgtgcatattggaagtCACACACTGTCACTTTCAGAGCTGCTTCAAAGTGAGCGTAGACTACCAAAAGGGCCTTCAACACATGCGTGAAATCTGGTCAGACACTAACTCACTTTCAAAGCCCCATCAAAGTCAGACAGCACCCACAACCAATGGAGCTTTTGGACAGGTAAGCTCCACCTGTCCAGTCAGAAGGGACAAAGTATCCCCATGTCGTGGCCATTTCAAAGACACCACAACACAAGGCTAATTGTGTGTTCCCTCCTAAGTGGTAGGAACTTCCCAAAATGCCACCAGGAGTCAGCTACTTCCCACCTTAAGCGTTCCAGACAGCAGGTCAAACacactacaaacatggagggccaAGAATACCTGCCCACCTGTTGGAAGATGTGAGCTATGTAAACTACAGACGTTTTTCACTTCGCCGCACATCATTGAAAGAGGCAATGTCAACACAACTTCATGCTGGCGAAGTTCAGGAGCTGTTTTGCAACCATTAACCAATTCAATTTTTTATAATCATTTCTGAAAAAATGGTTAAACAAAATATTCATATCACTGCACACTGCCATTGT encodes:
- the casc3 gene encoding protein CASC3 produces the protein MADRRRRRRRASQDSEEEDESASGSETEAPSSVTTKARDRDPETVEVPSVRPVTKSDDESECESEDGGVGEAVLSDYDSADPEENGSHSEGGEEDEHEEDASQPAAAPEPPAVAVALEELEEGEIKEEELEEGEIIEGGEQGLEEGEIVEKEEAKTGDKNNLAGERQSGDGQESTDDPENKGGNQPGQKLDDDEDRKNPAYIPRKGLFFEHDVRGQTQEEERPKGRHRKLWKDEGRWEHDRFREEEQAPKSRDELIAYYGYDIRNGTGPSDMRQNRQRKPRHGSPPSRDKRYRDIPNDKPRYRDSTIMNEKPAPRSGYQGSRNSNNNGGGGGGGPQSYQGPPTSSGPPQSSSHPPPSAPRPSVPRSSNSQPPPNTSSTSSSSNRGFQGGRPQSGPYRAEGRGERDRDRDRERDRAPRQGPPDNMGPRSYQQQQHRPQHTEGERGPRLRGPRGPSGGGGEGGRGGGYHQSERRSPSVVVEDVRHLGDELDDDDDEGPAITMTTTFTSSSYSHYSKSGGGVSERDIAVAATALATAPSSSSSAPPASTQYSRQRHQQAQRHDTSPPAPHHQHQHHPATSAGSQQDYPASSSAGGVRDVSPPQERPVAERKSYSAARRTRARATDMMGKQASLEEQPPSAGMPHSSSAPPAVGGLSGGGSTGVVGMKGEQWQPQQPQQQGQGDGLQQQQQQQPLSGLDQDLARLSLAGQNWAAQSPPSYLRADLRGIPSSMHMGGAPYANMDDMGVAGGRAKRYSSQRQRPVPEPAPLHIGVMEGHYYEPMSYQGPIYTHGDSPAPLPPQGMLVQPEMHLPHPGHPGLHPHQSGAPMPNPALYAAPPVSMSPGQPPPQPLLAAPFYPPPGVMTFGNTNFPYTPGATLPPMYPNPQAQSQVYGGVTYYDTVQQQAQPKPSPPRRSSQPVTVKPPPPEDHRGGKQSEEVRS